A genomic stretch from Halopiger aswanensis includes:
- a CDS encoding ABC transporter ATP-binding protein — protein sequence MAVEKSTFEAYRDRVSKPLVRIFTTFGRDHWAVFGVGLVLNLIQRGASLVPPFILGVAIDAVFNQTRGYELPLLPAAWIPGDRAGQLWFSFGLIIGSYLLLAVSSLARGLCMDYFSHRVMHDVRTATYRKLQRLDMGFFESEDTGELMSVLNNDVSNFERFFDDAFVRASRIAAVLLGVTAILIYLNWQLALVTLSALPLLAVGTLLFHRLVEPAYDAIRSAVGSMNTRLENNLGGMQLIKSTATEEYENERVNDVSWNYFESNWWRIKLELLYHPGSRFLTNVAFGMTFLVGGVWLVSGPPGPFTGELSVGTLVTFLFMSQRIRNPMRDIASVVDLYENARASGKRVFGLLDMPVRITDAPDAEELPAVDGHVEYDSVTFDYANAIPSPADAEPDGGTVAADAQEGRDSSDDETDPVLKDVSFEAEPGETVALVGATGAGKSTVLKLLLRLYDVDEGSIRIDGYDLRDVTLASLRESIGYVSQETYLFGGTIRENIAYGRFDATDEEIREAAKVAEAHEFIERLPEGYDTQVGERGVRLSGGQRQRISIARTVVGDPDILIFDEATSAVDTETEMLIQRSLDRLSADRTTFIIAHRLSTIRDADKILVLDDGEIVERGTHDELLERDSLYANLWRVQAGQIDELPEEFIDDAIDRTSGQ from the coding sequence ATGGCTGTCGAGAAGAGTACGTTTGAGGCCTATCGCGACCGCGTCTCCAAGCCGTTGGTTCGTATCTTTACGACGTTCGGTCGCGACCACTGGGCCGTTTTCGGTGTCGGATTGGTGTTGAACCTGATTCAGCGGGGAGCGTCGCTGGTGCCGCCGTTTATCCTCGGCGTGGCGATCGACGCCGTCTTTAACCAGACCCGGGGCTACGAACTCCCCCTGCTCCCCGCGGCGTGGATTCCGGGCGATCGGGCCGGACAACTGTGGTTCTCCTTCGGCCTGATTATCGGGAGCTACCTCCTGTTGGCGGTCTCCTCGCTGGCTCGCGGCCTCTGTATGGATTACTTCTCGCATCGCGTCATGCACGACGTCCGGACCGCGACGTACCGGAAGCTCCAGCGGCTCGATATGGGCTTTTTCGAGTCCGAGGACACCGGCGAACTGATGAGCGTGCTCAACAACGACGTCTCGAACTTCGAGCGGTTCTTCGACGACGCGTTCGTCAGGGCCTCCCGGATCGCGGCGGTCCTCCTCGGCGTCACGGCCATCCTCATCTACCTGAACTGGCAACTCGCGCTGGTGACGCTGAGCGCGCTTCCGCTGTTGGCCGTCGGCACCCTCCTCTTTCACCGCCTCGTCGAGCCCGCCTACGACGCGATCCGGTCGGCCGTCGGCTCGATGAACACGCGCCTCGAGAACAACCTCGGCGGGATGCAACTCATCAAGTCGACCGCGACCGAGGAGTACGAGAACGAGCGGGTCAACGACGTCTCGTGGAACTACTTCGAATCGAACTGGTGGCGGATCAAGCTCGAGCTGCTCTATCACCCCGGATCCCGGTTCCTCACCAACGTCGCCTTCGGAATGACGTTCCTGGTCGGCGGCGTCTGGCTCGTCAGCGGCCCGCCGGGGCCGTTCACCGGCGAGCTGTCGGTCGGGACGCTCGTCACCTTCCTGTTTATGAGCCAGCGGATTCGCAACCCGATGCGGGACATCGCCAGCGTCGTCGACCTCTACGAGAACGCTCGCGCGTCCGGCAAGCGCGTCTTCGGGCTGCTCGACATGCCCGTCAGGATCACGGACGCCCCCGACGCCGAGGAACTCCCCGCCGTCGACGGCCACGTCGAGTACGATTCGGTCACGTTCGACTACGCGAACGCCATCCCGTCGCCGGCGGACGCCGAACCCGACGGCGGCACCGTCGCGGCCGACGCGCAGGAGGGCCGGGACTCGAGCGACGACGAGACCGATCCGGTGCTGAAGGACGTCTCCTTCGAGGCCGAACCAGGGGAGACCGTCGCGCTCGTCGGCGCGACCGGCGCGGGCAAGTCGACGGTGCTCAAACTGCTGCTCCGACTCTACGACGTCGACGAGGGTTCGATCCGCATCGACGGCTACGACCTGCGGGACGTCACCCTCGCGAGTCTGCGCGAGTCGATCGGCTACGTCAGCCAGGAGACGTACCTCTTCGGCGGCACGATCCGCGAAAACATCGCCTACGGTCGGTTCGACGCGACCGACGAGGAGATCCGCGAGGCCGCGAAGGTCGCCGAAGCCCACGAGTTCATCGAGCGACTCCCCGAGGGCTACGACACGCAGGTCGGCGAGCGCGGCGTCCGGCTCTCCGGCGGCCAGCGCCAGCGGATCTCGATCGCCCGGACCGTCGTCGGCGATCCGGACATCCTGATCTTCGACGAGGCGACGAGCGCGGTCGACACCGAGACGGAGATGCTCATCCAGCGCTCGCTCGACCGCCTCAGCGCCGACCGGACCACGTTCATCATCGCCCACCGGCTCTCGACGATCCGCGACGCCGACAAAATCCTCGTCCTCGATGACGGCGAGATCGTCGAACGCGGGACCCACGACGAACTCCTCGAGCGAGACAGCCTCTACGCGAACCTCTGGCGCGTTCAGGCGGGCCAGATCGACGAACTGCCCGAGGAGTTCATCGACGACGCGATCGATCGGACCTCCGGGCAGTAG
- a CDS encoding alpha/beta hydrolase, with the protein MTDDPRRPMDFVSGPHGGQPLLTAGAPALAAEAALILCHGRGATAQGVVNLFEPVYQHGVTVLAPQADRSRWYPKSASAPRTDNEPWLTSSVECVAAALEAAREIDIPPEKTVIAGFSQGACVAAEFVRRNPRRYGGLCCLSGTLPGALDDDWTVAESNGSDPLEGTPVLLGYGEDDPHLEPDRVARTVRTFEDAGATVDERAYSDTGHEVTDDEFDAIAALLEGLLST; encoded by the coding sequence ATGACCGACGACCCTCGCCGTCCGATGGATTTCGTCTCCGGTCCTCACGGCGGCCAGCCGCTGCTAACCGCCGGCGCACCCGCACTGGCAGCCGAGGCGGCCCTCATCCTCTGTCACGGCCGCGGTGCCACCGCACAGGGCGTCGTCAACCTCTTCGAACCCGTCTACCAGCATGGCGTCACCGTCCTCGCGCCGCAAGCCGACCGCAGCCGTTGGTATCCGAAGTCTGCGTCCGCGCCGCGGACTGACAACGAACCGTGGCTCACCTCGAGCGTCGAGTGCGTCGCGGCGGCGCTCGAGGCCGCGCGAGAAATCGATATCCCGCCGGAGAAAACCGTCATCGCCGGCTTCTCGCAGGGTGCCTGCGTCGCCGCCGAGTTCGTTCGCCGGAATCCGCGGCGGTACGGCGGGCTCTGCTGTCTCTCCGGGACACTCCCTGGTGCGCTCGACGACGACTGGACGGTCGCCGAATCCAACGGCAGCGACCCGCTCGAGGGAACGCCAGTCCTCCTCGGGTACGGTGAAGACGATCCCCACCTCGAGCCCGACCGAGTTGCGAGAACGGTTCGGACGTTCGAGGATGCGGGCGCGACCGTCGATGAACGGGCCTATTCCGATACCGGACACGAGGTTACGGACGACGAGTTCGACGCGATAGCCGCGCTGCTCGAGGGGCTCCTGTCGACGTAG
- a CDS encoding ABC transporter substrate-binding protein encodes MDATGRHSHRRTDESTTETGVSRRRLLGASSAIGASALAGCTGGEVLGGALAGFDDQAFIVGYQPFYTESWSALVIRHAGLAEKYLPEEYSVASWEVALQGAVVGNKMISEQNDIGYTGDMPTITAMANDETAIDMVAIAGFSAGQQCNLCFVPEGVDIEDAQDLDGREIGVTTGACTHRFLLEAVQDEGISPDFSDQGMQTIVTNIREGNIPAGAGWEPSPSRSVIQEGAAEYLFTGADYDAYDAAGLLMLDSLVENHPEAARGWLKAELEAKHIMATDPERTIDLIQQEGQLRDYERETLHATLYENIDVNPDVERMLFYTDYEAVDEAERLMKEEAPAFLAENQGVIDGVPPDDRYRTEPLQAAIDELEDDDEADWEPLRGAER; translated from the coding sequence ATGGACGCTACCGGACGACATTCACATCGACGAACCGACGAATCGACGACCGAAACGGGGGTGAGCAGGCGACGGCTACTCGGAGCCTCGAGCGCGATCGGCGCGAGCGCGCTCGCCGGCTGCACCGGCGGCGAAGTCCTCGGCGGGGCTCTCGCCGGCTTCGACGACCAGGCGTTTATCGTCGGCTACCAGCCCTTCTACACCGAGTCGTGGTCGGCGCTCGTAATCCGCCACGCCGGCCTCGCGGAGAAGTACCTCCCCGAGGAGTACTCCGTCGCGAGCTGGGAGGTCGCCCTCCAAGGCGCGGTGGTCGGAAACAAGATGATCTCGGAACAGAACGACATCGGCTACACCGGCGACATGCCGACGATCACCGCGATGGCGAACGACGAGACGGCGATCGACATGGTCGCGATCGCGGGCTTCTCGGCGGGCCAGCAGTGCAACCTCTGTTTCGTCCCCGAGGGCGTCGACATCGAGGACGCGCAGGATCTGGACGGCCGCGAGATCGGCGTCACTACCGGCGCCTGCACCCACCGGTTCCTCCTCGAGGCGGTGCAGGACGAGGGGATCAGTCCCGACTTCTCCGATCAGGGGATGCAGACGATCGTCACGAACATCCGCGAGGGGAACATCCCGGCCGGCGCCGGCTGGGAACCCTCTCCCTCGCGGTCGGTTATTCAGGAGGGCGCCGCGGAATACCTGTTCACCGGCGCGGACTACGACGCGTACGACGCCGCCGGGCTCCTGATGCTGGACTCGCTGGTCGAGAACCACCCCGAGGCCGCGCGCGGCTGGTTGAAGGCCGAACTCGAGGCCAAACACATCATGGCGACCGATCCCGAGCGGACGATCGACCTGATCCAGCAGGAGGGACAGCTTCGGGACTACGAGCGCGAGACGCTGCACGCGACCCTCTACGAGAACATCGACGTCAACCCCGACGTCGAGCGCATGCTGTTCTACACCGACTACGAGGCCGTCGACGAGGCCGAGCGGCTGATGAAGGAGGAGGCGCCGGCGTTCCTCGCCGAGAACCAGGGCGTCATCGACGGCGTGCCGCCGGACGATCGCTACCGCACCGAGCCGCTACAGGCGGCGATCGACGAACTCGAGGACGACGACGAGGCGGACTGGGAGCCGCTCCGGGGGGCCGAGCGATGA
- a CDS encoding VOC family protein: MLTDTPGIHHVTGIVGDAQEAIDFYTGVLGLALDTQTVNFEDVLQHHLYFGDAAGTPGTVFTVFADPHGDPGRVGKPQVERVSFLVPDENLAYWRDRLREHDVALEDDEPLERERLDERVLRFEDPVGTHLELVGGSPGEIEAAAVEPWTAGPVPDDVAIRGLHGVSALSVNPYATASTLETLGFEYEAETDERVRYRAPGDRATVVDVLDREAPFGREGIGTHHHVAVRVEEEDDLYEWRKLFDDRGYDVSRVKDRHFFHSLYVREPGGVLFELATETDGVAANDTSKSGTSLYLPEWFERDRDLIESQLPELTVPDIDSA, from the coding sequence ATGCTGACGGACACGCCGGGGATCCACCACGTGACGGGAATCGTCGGCGACGCCCAGGAGGCCATCGACTTCTACACCGGCGTGCTCGGACTCGCCCTCGACACGCAGACGGTGAACTTCGAGGACGTCCTCCAGCACCACCTCTACTTCGGCGACGCGGCTGGAACGCCGGGCACGGTCTTTACCGTCTTCGCCGACCCGCACGGCGATCCGGGTCGCGTCGGCAAACCGCAAGTCGAGCGGGTCTCGTTTCTCGTTCCGGACGAGAACCTCGCGTACTGGCGCGACCGCCTTCGCGAGCACGACGTCGCACTCGAGGACGACGAACCGCTCGAGCGCGAGCGGTTGGACGAACGCGTTCTCCGCTTCGAAGATCCGGTCGGGACGCACCTCGAACTCGTCGGCGGTTCGCCCGGCGAGATCGAAGCCGCCGCCGTCGAGCCGTGGACCGCCGGCCCGGTTCCGGACGACGTCGCGATCCGCGGCCTACACGGTGTCTCGGCGCTGTCCGTCAACCCCTACGCGACCGCGAGTACGCTCGAGACGCTGGGATTCGAGTACGAGGCGGAAACCGACGAGCGCGTGCGGTACCGGGCGCCGGGCGACCGGGCGACGGTCGTCGACGTCCTCGACCGCGAGGCGCCGTTCGGTCGGGAGGGGATCGGCACGCACCACCACGTCGCGGTTCGCGTCGAGGAAGAGGACGACCTCTACGAGTGGCGGAAACTGTTCGACGACCGCGGCTACGACGTCTCCCGCGTGAAGGATCGGCACTTCTTCCACTCGCTGTACGTCCGCGAGCCGGGCGGCGTGCTCTTCGAGTTGGCCACCGAAACCGACGGCGTTGCCGCGAACGATACGTCCAAATCGGGCACATCGCTGTACCTCCCCGAGTGGTTCGAGCGGGACCGCGATCTGATCGAGAGCCAACTGCCGGAGCTAACTGTTCCGGATATCGATTCAGCGTAA
- a CDS encoding ABC transporter ATP-binding protein: protein MSKPNTPPDDSTTAGPTSGTTGKTGEITIDDLRKVYDPNGEHVVAVDDMNLEVDAEEFVAILGPSGCGKSTVMDCIAGYLEPTAGDVLVDGNRVSEPDPKRGVVFQENRLFPWKTVQENVEFGPQMRDGVEEGRAESILDEMGLDGFEDSYPPGLSGGMQQRAELARLLANDPDIMLMDEPFSALDALTKEIMQEKLLEVWERDNRTVLFITHDVEEAILLADRVIVMTARPGQVKDVIDVDIDRPRDREVVTTDRFTELRERALSVIREEAERALEQEAGG from the coding sequence ATGAGCAAACCCAACACACCCCCCGACGATTCGACGACCGCAGGACCGACCTCCGGTACGACCGGCAAGACCGGCGAGATAACGATCGACGACCTACGAAAGGTATACGATCCCAACGGCGAGCACGTCGTCGCGGTCGACGACATGAACCTCGAGGTCGATGCCGAGGAGTTCGTCGCGATTCTGGGCCCCTCGGGCTGCGGGAAGAGCACCGTCATGGACTGCATCGCCGGCTACCTCGAGCCGACCGCGGGCGACGTCCTCGTCGACGGAAACCGGGTCTCCGAACCCGATCCGAAGCGCGGCGTCGTCTTCCAGGAGAACCGCCTGTTCCCGTGGAAGACGGTCCAGGAGAACGTCGAGTTCGGCCCGCAGATGCGCGACGGGGTCGAGGAGGGCCGCGCCGAATCAATCCTCGACGAGATGGGGCTCGACGGGTTCGAGGACTCGTACCCGCCCGGCCTCTCCGGCGGGATGCAACAGCGGGCCGAACTCGCCCGCCTGCTCGCGAACGATCCGGACATCATGCTGATGGACGAGCCGTTCAGCGCGCTCGACGCCCTCACCAAGGAGATCATGCAGGAGAAACTGCTCGAGGTCTGGGAGCGCGACAACCGGACGGTGCTGTTCATCACCCACGACGTCGAGGAGGCGATCCTGCTCGCCGATCGCGTGATCGTGATGACGGCCCGACCCGGCCAGGTGAAAGACGTCATCGACGTCGATATCGACCGCCCGCGCGACCGCGAAGTCGTCACGACCGATCGGTTCACCGAACTCCGGGAACGGGCGCTGTCGGTCATCCGCGAGGAGGCCGAGCGCGCGCTCGAACAGGAGGCTGGCGGCTGA
- a CDS encoding aldo/keto reductase, with the protein MSSNSIENESDTFEIGDTTVHRLGFGAMRLCGDEIIGPPDDEETAREVVQHAVDLGVDLIDTADSYGPGVSERLIREAIGDRDDVLVATKAGLLRNREGDWLAHGDPDYIRNQVLTSLDRLGTDTIDLYQFHRPDEDVPYEDSIQTFAELQDDGLVDQVGVSNVSVEQLETAREYVDVATVQNRYNVDDRSSADVLEVCEQNDIGFIPWAPIDGDDLDAHGDVLDEIGDEHDATRRQVALAWLLAHSDVVLPIPGTSDPDHLESNVAATQLSLSDEEVQRLTDVAE; encoded by the coding sequence GTGAGCAGCAACTCGATCGAAAACGAGAGCGACACGTTCGAGATCGGCGACACGACCGTCCACCGGCTCGGATTCGGCGCGATGCGTCTCTGCGGGGATGAGATCATCGGCCCGCCGGACGACGAAGAGACTGCACGCGAGGTCGTCCAGCACGCAGTCGACCTCGGCGTCGACCTCATCGACACCGCCGACTCCTACGGCCCCGGCGTGAGCGAGCGGCTCATCCGCGAGGCGATCGGCGACCGCGACGACGTGCTGGTCGCGACCAAGGCCGGCCTGCTTCGCAACCGCGAGGGCGACTGGCTCGCTCACGGCGACCCGGACTACATCCGCAATCAGGTCCTGACCTCGCTCGACCGGCTCGGGACCGACACGATCGACCTCTACCAGTTCCACCGTCCCGACGAGGACGTCCCCTACGAGGACTCCATCCAGACATTCGCCGAACTGCAGGACGACGGCCTCGTCGACCAGGTCGGCGTCAGCAACGTCTCCGTCGAACAACTCGAGACGGCCCGCGAGTACGTCGACGTCGCTACCGTCCAGAACCGGTACAACGTAGACGACCGCTCGAGCGCGGACGTGCTCGAGGTCTGCGAGCAGAACGACATCGGGTTCATCCCGTGGGCGCCGATCGACGGCGACGACCTCGACGCGCACGGCGACGTGTTAGACGAGATCGGCGACGAACACGACGCGACGCGCCGACAGGTCGCGCTGGCGTGGCTACTGGCCCACTCCGACGTCGTACTGCCGATTCCGGGCACCTCGGATCCCGACCACCTCGAGTCGAACGTGGCCGCCACGCAGCTATCGCTGTCGGACGAGGAAGTCCAGCGGCTGACCGACGTCGCGGAGTAG
- a CDS encoding ABC transporter permease: MSAEPIDRLQRQVGELSVPFPSKRLRQLLSVALFLACWSLAVRVGFLGFDKFVGPETTLQTLVSALGGAPMTEGGETIYEHAAYSALRVLVAVTLAVLVAIPLGLAIGTSRRWEDALFPGLEVFRPVPPVAWVPIALLLLPTFRSGVIFVVFVGSFFPILVNTVEGVRTVEEEYVQAASSLGAESRQVFRHVIVPATLPSIVTGVSIGVGLAWITVVAAEMIAGGVGIGYIIFQAYRLLQTDVVAVGMIAIGALGYVSAAAVYRIGDYLTRWQEVE, translated from the coding sequence ATGAGCGCCGAACCGATCGACCGGCTCCAGCGCCAGGTCGGCGAACTGTCCGTCCCGTTCCCCTCGAAGCGACTCCGCCAGCTGCTGTCGGTGGCGCTGTTTCTCGCCTGCTGGTCGCTCGCCGTCCGCGTCGGCTTCCTCGGGTTCGACAAGTTCGTCGGCCCCGAGACGACGCTGCAGACGCTAGTTTCGGCGTTGGGCGGCGCGCCGATGACCGAGGGCGGCGAGACGATCTACGAGCACGCGGCCTACTCGGCGCTGCGGGTCCTCGTCGCCGTCACGCTCGCGGTCCTCGTCGCCATCCCGCTCGGGTTGGCGATCGGCACGAGCCGGCGCTGGGAGGACGCGCTGTTCCCCGGGCTCGAGGTGTTCCGGCCGGTCCCGCCGGTGGCCTGGGTGCCGATTGCCCTCCTGCTACTGCCGACGTTCCGCAGCGGCGTGATCTTCGTGGTGTTCGTCGGGTCGTTCTTCCCGATCCTCGTTAACACCGTCGAGGGCGTCCGGACCGTCGAGGAGGAGTACGTGCAGGCGGCCTCGAGCCTGGGCGCCGAGTCGCGCCAGGTGTTTCGCCACGTGATCGTCCCCGCGACGCTGCCGTCGATCGTCACCGGCGTCTCGATCGGCGTCGGTCTGGCGTGGATCACGGTCGTCGCCGCGGAGATGATCGCCGGCGGCGTCGGCATCGGTTACATCATCTTCCAGGCCTACCGGCTGCTCCAGACCGACGTCGTCGCGGTCGGCATGATCGCGATCGGCGCCCTCGGCTACGTTTCGGCCGCGGCCGTCTACCGGATCGGCGACTACCTCACCCGCTGGCAGGAGGTCGAGTGA
- a CDS encoding ribbon-helix-helix protein, CopG family, with protein sequence MGNKNKTISFRVNEDAFESLQDIAEERDISLSAVFRDYVDQLVEHDGQVAVVPEDELGAGPATGDGDGEGEGEDLSFPPTVEVPKSFIREHERLELEADHLREQLDEYKSYVTELQDRLEDEQDEVLLLDELDEDDESYPLR encoded by the coding sequence ATGGGCAACAAGAACAAGACGATCTCGTTTCGCGTCAACGAGGACGCGTTCGAATCGCTCCAGGACATCGCCGAGGAGCGCGACATCTCGTTGTCCGCGGTCTTCCGGGACTACGTCGACCAGCTCGTCGAACACGACGGACAGGTCGCGGTCGTCCCGGAGGACGAACTCGGCGCCGGCCCGGCGACCGGCGACGGGGACGGCGAGGGCGAGGGCGAGGACCTCTCGTTCCCGCCGACCGTCGAAGTCCCCAAGAGCTTCATCCGCGAACACGAGCGCCTCGAGCTCGAGGCCGACCACCTTCGGGAGCAACTCGACGAGTACAAGTCCTACGTGACCGAGCTGCAGGACCGGCTCGAGGACGAACAGGACGAGGTGCTGTTGCTCGACGAACTCGACGAGGACGACGAATCGTATCCGCTCCGCTAA
- a CDS encoding DUF5814 domain-containing protein encodes MAITDKIYVKNHQQLSSQLETNIPKGAFKGATLDMLFQGDGLEKLDDATQERVLDFSSDFLDCSCDNNPYCGCPERKFVRYLLELRAEGLGPDAIVDVMTDDYMVYAYPGDILSFLDDAVRTLEAAEGLARVDGESEKRDEIRRAKQDLAR; translated from the coding sequence GTGGCCATCACCGACAAGATCTACGTCAAGAATCACCAGCAGTTGAGCTCCCAGCTCGAGACGAATATCCCGAAAGGGGCGTTCAAGGGGGCGACGCTGGACATGCTCTTTCAGGGGGACGGCCTCGAGAAGTTAGATGATGCAACCCAGGAGCGGGTGCTCGACTTCTCGAGCGACTTCCTCGACTGTAGCTGCGACAACAACCCCTACTGCGGCTGCCCCGAGCGCAAGTTCGTCCGCTACCTCCTCGAGTTGCGCGCGGAGGGGCTCGGGCCGGACGCGATCGTCGACGTGATGACCGACGACTACATGGTCTACGCCTACCCCGGCGACATCCTCTCGTTCCTCGACGACGCGGTCCGGACGCTCGAGGCGGCCGAGGGGCTCGCGCGGGTCGACGGCGAATCGGAGAAGCGAGACGAGATTCGGCGGGCGAAGCAGGATCTCGCGCGGTAA
- a CDS encoding RPA family protein, which produces MSQAELTREVARRVFASEFNDSTYSFKESDDERAPNYALLPTGDRANRVFIVGTLTETEDVGEDSEYWRGRVVDPTGTFFVYAGQYQPEAAATLRDTEPPAYVSVVGKPRTYETEDGTVNVSLRPENIAVVDDDTRDRWVVETAERTLERIEAFQEWESEQEAPESGSTAPTNEYAEMARDRYDSPVENYRRDVIQALESLEEVEDAEATA; this is translated from the coding sequence ATGAGCCAGGCAGAACTCACCCGCGAAGTCGCTCGCCGCGTCTTCGCATCGGAATTCAACGACTCGACGTACTCGTTCAAGGAAAGCGACGACGAACGCGCGCCCAACTACGCCCTGCTCCCGACGGGCGACCGCGCGAACCGCGTGTTCATCGTCGGCACGCTCACCGAAACCGAGGACGTCGGCGAGGACAGCGAGTACTGGCGCGGCCGGGTCGTCGACCCGACCGGGACGTTCTTCGTCTACGCCGGTCAGTACCAGCCCGAGGCGGCCGCGACGCTTCGCGACACCGAGCCGCCGGCCTACGTTTCCGTCGTCGGTAAACCCCGCACCTACGAGACGGAGGACGGCACGGTCAACGTCTCCCTCCGCCCGGAGAACATCGCGGTCGTCGACGACGACACCCGCGACCGCTGGGTCGTCGAAACCGCAGAACGTACGCTCGAGCGCATCGAGGCCTTCCAGGAGTGGGAAAGCGAGCAGGAAGCGCCCGAGAGCGGCTCGACCGCCCCGACCAACGAGTACGCCGAGATGGCCCGCGACCGGTACGACTCGCCCGTCGAGAACTACCGCCGCGACGTGATCCAGGCGCTCGAGAGTCTGGAGGAGGTCGAAGACGCGGAAGCGACGGCCTGA
- a CDS encoding ABC transporter permease — translation MDSRRRLVRAGSILAVPLLWLVASRFGLLSGLPTPIEVIDAYVAELYREDFWLSTVQSTIRVFVSFAVAAALAIPLGLLIGRYEAFADLTFPALEMLRPIPPIAWIPFTILVLPAAELSIMFITFLGAFFPILLNTIQGARGVEVEYSRAAQSLGANSYQTFRHVIYPSALPAIHAGMIVGMGLAWVNLIAAEMVAGGTGLGFLTWSAYTSGSYPTIIVGIITIGLLGALSSAIVRFVGDWQLNWGENQPT, via the coding sequence ATGGACTCCCGACGCCGACTCGTCCGCGCGGGTTCGATCCTTGCGGTGCCGCTCCTCTGGCTCGTCGCCAGTCGCTTCGGGCTGCTCTCGGGACTGCCGACGCCCATCGAGGTGATCGACGCCTACGTCGCCGAACTCTACCGCGAGGACTTCTGGCTCTCGACGGTCCAGAGCACGATCCGGGTGTTCGTCTCGTTCGCCGTCGCGGCGGCGCTGGCGATCCCGCTGGGACTACTGATCGGGCGCTACGAGGCGTTCGCCGATCTGACCTTCCCCGCCCTCGAGATGCTTCGGCCGATCCCGCCGATCGCGTGGATTCCCTTCACGATCCTCGTGTTGCCGGCCGCCGAACTCTCGATCATGTTCATCACGTTCCTCGGCGCCTTCTTCCCGATCCTGCTGAACACAATTCAGGGTGCGCGCGGCGTCGAGGTGGAGTACTCGCGGGCCGCCCAGTCGCTCGGTGCGAACTCCTACCAGACGTTCCGCCACGTCATCTACCCCAGCGCGCTGCCCGCGATCCACGCCGGCATGATCGTCGGCATGGGGCTCGCGTGGGTCAACCTGATCGCCGCCGAGATGGTCGCCGGCGGCACCGGCCTCGGCTTCCTGACGTGGTCGGCCTACACGAGCGGCTCGTACCCGACGATCATCGTCGGCATCATCACCATCGGGCTGCTCGGCGCGCTCTCCTCGGCGATCGTTCGATTCGTCGGCGACTGGCAGCTGAACTGGGGCGAGAATCAGCCGACCTGA